The following are encoded together in the Bacteroidales bacterium MB20-C3-3 genome:
- a CDS encoding nitronate monooxygenase family protein gives MNNFSIGNLNLSVPIVQGGMGVGISLNGLAAAVANEGGVGVISCAGIGLLYKQMSKDFAEASILGLREELRLAKEKAKGVIGVNIMVALTNFADMVKTAIASKADVIFSGAGLPLDLPSFLTKDSQTKLVPIVSSARAALIICEKWIKNYNYIPDAIVLEGPKAGGHLGYKENQITDENYSLEHLLPELVQTIKVVEEQNNCKIPIIAGGGIYDGEGMKRILDMGASAVQMGSIFVTTEECDASTAFKEAYINATEQDVEIIKSPVGMPGRAIFSKFIQSVKEGHEKPNGCPYHCIRTCDYTKSPYCIIKALYNAYKGNFSKGYAFAGSNAFKADKIVTVKETIRNLMEGFRKASAV, from the coding sequence ATGAACAATTTCTCTATTGGTAACCTTAATTTGTCTGTCCCTATAGTGCAGGGAGGAATGGGTGTTGGTATTTCTTTGAATGGTCTGGCAGCTGCTGTGGCGAACGAAGGTGGCGTGGGTGTAATTTCATGTGCCGGAATAGGGCTTCTCTATAAACAGATGTCAAAAGATTTTGCTGAGGCTTCAATACTTGGACTCAGAGAAGAACTCAGACTCGCTAAAGAGAAGGCAAAAGGGGTCATCGGTGTAAATATAATGGTGGCACTTACAAATTTTGCCGATATGGTAAAGACTGCAATCGCCTCCAAGGCCGATGTGATTTTTTCCGGTGCCGGGCTTCCGCTCGATCTCCCTTCATTTCTCACGAAAGACTCACAGACAAAGCTGGTTCCCATTGTCTCCTCAGCAAGGGCTGCACTCATTATTTGCGAGAAATGGATTAAAAACTACAACTATATTCCGGACGCTATAGTTCTTGAGGGACCTAAAGCTGGCGGACACTTGGGTTACAAAGAGAATCAGATTACTGACGAGAACTACTCACTGGAGCATCTGCTTCCTGAATTGGTTCAAACAATTAAGGTTGTGGAGGAGCAAAATAACTGCAAGATTCCTATTATTGCCGGTGGCGGAATATACGATGGAGAGGGGATGAAGAGAATCCTGGACATGGGTGCATCGGCAGTACAGATGGGCTCCATATTTGTTACAACTGAGGAGTGCGACGCCTCCACTGCTTTTAAAGAGGCATACATAAACGCAACTGAACAAGATGTTGAGATTATCAAAAGCCCGGTAGGTATGCCCGGCCGCGCCATCTTCAGCAAATTTATCCAGAGCGTGAAGGAGGGCCACGAAAAACCAAACGGCTGCCCTTACCACTGCATCAGAACATGCGACTACACAAAAAGTCCGTACTGCATCATAAAAGCTCTTTACAACGCTTACAAAGGAAACTTCTCAAAAGGGTACGCCTTTGCCGGCAGCAATGCCTTTAAGGCCGACAAAATCGTCACTGTCAAGGAGACCATCCGCAACCTGATGGAGGGTTTCCGTAAGGCATCGGCGGTGTAG
- a CDS encoding B12-binding domain-containing protein produces MKIQGLSEELLPVLLNGDRSTGLEIVNRLLEEGTDVITIYEGVIKPAMYKVGELWEEGKISVATEHLASAIVETLLGHLYYRIIKNAGTNKMVVVITSVEDEVHQIGAKMVSDMFELHGWTSHFLGANTPMDELLDFISRINPTIIGLSMSINLHIRNLEKTISKIRERIPEMPILVGGQGLIEDGKDLMMKHTGVLYLKDLPALENFLKQSHYEKDRSN; encoded by the coding sequence ATGAAAATTCAGGGCTTAAGCGAAGAATTACTTCCTGTTTTACTGAATGGAGACAGGAGTACCGGACTTGAGATTGTCAACAGACTTCTTGAAGAGGGAACTGATGTTATTACAATTTACGAAGGAGTAATAAAGCCTGCAATGTATAAAGTTGGAGAGCTCTGGGAAGAGGGCAAGATAAGTGTTGCAACGGAACATCTTGCCTCTGCAATTGTTGAGACACTTCTGGGTCATCTCTATTACAGAATTATTAAAAATGCAGGCACTAATAAGATGGTTGTGGTAATAACCTCTGTTGAAGATGAGGTACACCAGATTGGCGCCAAGATGGTATCTGATATGTTTGAATTACATGGCTGGACATCACATTTTCTGGGTGCAAACACCCCTATGGATGAGCTTTTGGATTTTATTTCCCGGATTAATCCTACAATTATTGGCCTCTCAATGAGTATAAACCTGCACATAAGAAACCTTGAGAAGACAATCTCAAAAATAAGGGAGCGTATTCCGGAGATGCCCATTTTAGTTGGAGGCCAGGGGCTTATTGAAGATGGAAAAGATCTTATGATGAAACACACAGGGGTTCTCTACCTGAAGGATCTTCCGGCCCTGGAAAACTTCCTTAAGCAATCTCATTATGAGAAAGATAGGTCTAATTAG
- a CDS encoding M14 family zinc carboxypeptidase yields the protein MMKRALMCLLFLITAYGFNYAQGKELIWYMPEGVENFNSKIPAPEKVLGFKSGERHITYDQVLIYMRRLAELSPRVKIIEQGYTYEKNPIIYLTISTPENLENLESIRTERLKIADPSQSSKLNPDQMPVVNWFGYSVHGNEATGMNASVIFAYALAASEDKIITDMLEKTIVILQPSINPDGGQRYAGWVNSNLSLAGNSDENSREFREPAPSSRSNHYWFDLNRDWLLAQHPESRSRLDLFYKWLPAMVNDFHEQGNANGTFFSPGIRNSTNPLIPDQNWLLTKKISAYHSELFGEIGTMHFSKEDFDDFYTGKGSTLPDLSGAIGILYEQPNPRGVARERNGIVVTLSDNVRNQVFNSFSALKAGVEMRGELMDYQRNFFAERKRMAEKDLVQGYIFGSEGDISLSRELYRMLRAHDIRVYNISKEVKINGKTFTPGNSWIVPVQQQQYSVVRTIFERNLTFRDTTFYDISAWTVPLAMNISYAEVKESSSLLGKPVTGDSEFDRMANMDMPGVSRYMYLVETSDLYSYSLIYRLLDNGVIVKVADKPFSYKANGSERQFNRGTLMIPVAQQKIPADKLNSILIDALKKYRGAGIKAFSCSAGQSEGDTDPGSNHFRVISKPSVAVITGRGASYGTVGEIWHLFDYRLGIPVSLIDAESPGDLSKYNVIVFTGNIQISQTIKNRLSSWNGETGNTLIAIGSALRTVNELGLANIKIVTEKRDTFKIADGTYEHFQEQRGASRVNGIILEASLDKTSPVSYGIESESLPLFKSRDVVFAEPKNRFAVPARYTKEPLLSGFLQKRYKGIFSDTPAILTGRGIVILADDPSFRGYWHGSTRIFLNSVFYRELLPAVSL from the coding sequence ATGATGAAAAGGGCCCTAATGTGTTTGCTGTTTTTAATTACAGCATATGGATTTAATTATGCTCAGGGAAAAGAGCTTATCTGGTATATGCCTGAAGGAGTTGAAAACTTTAACAGCAAAATCCCTGCTCCTGAAAAGGTTCTGGGATTTAAGAGCGGCGAGAGACATATAACTTACGACCAGGTTCTCATTTACATGAGAAGATTGGCGGAGCTGTCACCAAGGGTAAAAATTATTGAACAGGGATATACTTATGAGAAAAACCCAATCATCTATCTTACAATAAGCACTCCGGAAAATCTTGAAAACCTGGAGAGTATCCGCACTGAGCGTCTTAAAATTGCGGACCCATCTCAATCATCAAAGCTAAATCCGGATCAGATGCCGGTGGTTAACTGGTTTGGCTATAGTGTTCACGGAAACGAAGCAACAGGTATGAACGCATCTGTAATTTTCGCCTATGCCCTGGCAGCCTCGGAGGACAAAATTATTACAGATATGCTGGAGAAAACTATAGTTATTCTTCAACCCTCAATTAATCCCGATGGAGGTCAGAGGTATGCCGGCTGGGTGAATTCAAACCTCTCACTTGCAGGCAATAGTGACGAAAACTCAAGGGAGTTCCGAGAGCCCGCCCCAAGCAGTCGCTCAAACCACTACTGGTTTGACCTGAACAGAGACTGGCTGCTCGCTCAACATCCGGAGAGCCGCTCAAGACTTGACCTGTTTTACAAATGGCTCCCTGCAATGGTAAACGACTTTCACGAACAGGGGAACGCTAATGGGACATTCTTCTCACCGGGAATCAGAAACAGTACAAATCCTCTCATTCCTGACCAAAACTGGCTGCTCACAAAGAAGATATCGGCTTACCACTCGGAGCTCTTTGGAGAGATAGGAACCATGCATTTCTCAAAAGAGGATTTTGATGACTTCTATACCGGCAAAGGCTCTACCCTGCCGGACCTATCGGGAGCAATAGGCATCCTTTATGAACAGCCCAATCCAAGAGGTGTTGCAAGGGAGAGAAATGGTATTGTTGTGACACTCTCTGACAATGTCCGCAACCAGGTTTTTAACTCGTTCAGTGCCCTGAAAGCGGGAGTGGAGATGAGGGGCGAACTTATGGATTATCAGAGGAACTTTTTTGCCGAGAGAAAGAGGATGGCAGAGAAGGATTTAGTTCAGGGGTATATATTTGGTTCAGAAGGTGATATTTCACTCAGTCGGGAGCTTTACAGGATGCTGAGAGCTCACGATATTAGAGTTTATAATATTTCGAAGGAGGTTAAAATTAACGGAAAAACATTTACCCCCGGCAACTCATGGATTGTTCCGGTTCAGCAGCAACAATACTCAGTTGTAAGAACCATCTTTGAAAGAAATCTAACATTCAGGGATACGACATTTTACGACATATCTGCATGGACAGTACCACTGGCAATGAATATCTCTTATGCCGAGGTTAAGGAGAGCTCATCTCTTCTTGGGAAACCTGTTACAGGAGATAGTGAATTTGACAGGATGGCAAATATGGATATGCCCGGTGTTAGCAGATATATGTACCTTGTGGAGACATCGGACCTCTACTCATATAGTTTGATATACCGGCTTTTAGACAACGGAGTTATCGTAAAGGTTGCCGATAAACCATTTAGTTACAAAGCAAATGGCAGCGAGAGGCAATTTAACAGAGGTACTCTGATGATTCCGGTTGCCCAGCAAAAGATACCGGCTGATAAATTAAACTCTATTTTGATTGATGCTCTGAAAAAGTACAGAGGAGCCGGAATTAAAGCCTTCAGTTGCAGTGCCGGCCAGAGTGAAGGGGATACAGATCCGGGAAGTAACCACTTCAGAGTTATATCAAAACCATCTGTTGCAGTTATTACCGGCAGAGGTGCATCATACGGCACAGTTGGTGAGATATGGCATCTGTTTGATTACAGGCTGGGGATACCTGTCTCACTTATTGATGCAGAGTCTCCGGGAGATCTCTCAAAATACAATGTCATAGTTTTTACAGGTAATATTCAAATTAGCCAGACGATTAAAAACAGGCTTTCAAGCTGGAATGGAGAGACTGGAAATACCTTAATAGCTATTGGCTCAGCATTAAGAACTGTTAACGAATTGGGGCTGGCAAATATTAAAATTGTTACAGAGAAGAGAGATACCTTCAAAATTGCAGATGGTACTTACGAACATTTTCAGGAGCAGAGGGGTGCCTCCAGGGTGAACGGAATAATTCTGGAGGCATCACTGGACAAAACAAGTCCGGTCTCTTACGGAATTGAGAGCGAATCCCTCCCACTTTTCAAAAGCAGAGATGTTGTTTTTGCAGAGCCTAAAAACAGATTTGCCGTACCCGCAAGGTATACAAAAGAGCCTCTTTTAAGCGGATTCCTGCAGAAGAGGTATAAAGGTATATTTTCTGACACCCCTGCTATACTTACAGGAAGAGGCATAGTAATTCTGGCGGACGACCCTTCGTTCCGAGGCTACTGGCACGGCAGTACCCGGATATTTCTGAATTCAGTTTTTTACAGGGAACTCCTTCCGGCTGTTTCACTTTAG
- a CDS encoding DUF1295 domain-containing protein: MNSLWGFLAPLIIIAGITFLHVVLPARWIKGYITRPGSDEKVIYRLNGLIVLAISAAIWFSLGNYGDLPYNWLYLHRWEGLAGACLLGLIFSAVVVFRYKPVRKNLLADIFLGRAENISLNRGRIDIKMWLYMVGAVLLELNVLSFAAHQNITFGELSSPGILIATLLLTWFVTEYMFFERVHLYTYDIFAERVGFKLGWGCLVFYPFFYTIPLWSTVHLPDPGLSSLYYILPVIIFLTGWGLARGANMQKYHFKKDPDKRFLWIKPESITDGKNILLVNGFWGASRHINYLGEILMASGIVLATGYPEIGWPWLYPLYYVILLFTREWDDDRRCAAKYGELWTEYKKRVKYRIIPFVY, translated from the coding sequence ATGAACTCACTATGGGGATTTTTGGCACCGCTTATAATCATAGCCGGGATTACATTTCTTCATGTTGTATTGCCGGCAAGGTGGATTAAGGGATATATCACCCGTCCCGGAAGCGATGAAAAGGTTATTTACAGACTTAACGGTCTGATTGTTCTTGCAATCTCGGCAGCAATATGGTTTTCTCTGGGCAACTACGGAGACCTTCCTTACAACTGGCTTTACCTTCACAGATGGGAGGGACTAGCAGGTGCCTGTTTGCTTGGATTGATTTTCTCGGCAGTTGTCGTTTTTCGTTATAAACCGGTTAGGAAAAATCTGCTTGCAGATATCTTTCTTGGCAGAGCCGAAAACATCTCCTTAAACAGAGGCAGAATAGATATTAAAATGTGGCTCTATATGGTTGGAGCTGTTTTACTGGAACTGAATGTTCTGAGCTTTGCCGCACACCAAAACATAACCTTTGGCGAACTATCATCTCCCGGAATTCTTATCGCCACTCTCCTGCTCACATGGTTTGTCACCGAGTATATGTTTTTTGAAAGGGTACACCTCTACACTTATGATATATTTGCTGAGCGGGTGGGATTCAAACTTGGATGGGGATGTCTGGTCTTCTATCCATTCTTCTACACTATTCCGCTCTGGTCAACAGTCCATCTGCCTGATCCCGGACTCTCTTCACTGTACTACATTCTTCCTGTCATAATTTTCTTAACCGGCTGGGGACTTGCAAGAGGAGCAAATATGCAGAAATACCACTTCAAGAAAGATCCTGACAAGAGATTTTTATGGATTAAACCTGAAAGCATAACTGATGGCAAAAACATCCTCCTTGTAAATGGCTTCTGGGGTGCCTCCAGACATATTAACTACTTGGGAGAGATTCTTATGGCCTCAGGTATTGTTTTGGCAACCGGTTATCCTGAGATCGGCTGGCCCTGGCTATATCCACTCTACTATGTAATTCTCCTCTTCACCCGCGAATGGGATGATGACCGCCGTTGCGCCGCTAAATACGGTGAGCTCTGGACCGAATACAAAAAGAGGGTTAAATACAGAATTATTCCGTTTGTATATTAG
- a CDS encoding PAS domain-containing sensor histidine kinase gives MINDSFLNLSILEASPDGIVVTDLKGLVVRASQSAVNMFGFKCHSEVEGLNVLNFIDVKEHELVYECIAMMLRGDNGGAKEYTGVRVDGESFNLEINNNVIRDIEGEISGFIFITRDISERKKDAESLMRNNMIMEAIFEAVPGMIYLYDSDGNLVRWNKKHQQLTRYSQEEIAGKHVMDWFKDDPKSTEIIKEGIRQAFEEGFGEVEALLRRKDGERIPMYFTASGVEIEGKQYLAGIGVDLTEQRERESELIKATERAQDADRLKTAFLQNISHEIRTPLNSILGFLELINDPETDSISREDYIKIVTISGRRLLGIITDIISISSLQTGQERCIYSDVSLKLLLQNIYENYLVFAHEKGVDFVINAPEEDVVIITDESKLLQVIGNLLSNAFKFTERGYALLDCKVADGKVHFCVKDTGIGIKNEFINNIFNVFTQGDINLNRGYEGSGLGLSIAKAYINLMGGEIKVKSKFGEGSEFSFSLPVNIK, from the coding sequence ATGATTAACGACTCTTTCTTAAACCTCTCAATTCTAGAGGCATCTCCGGATGGTATTGTTGTCACAGACCTTAAAGGTTTAGTTGTGAGAGCATCACAAAGTGCAGTAAATATGTTTGGATTTAAATGCCATTCAGAGGTTGAGGGTTTGAATGTATTAAATTTTATTGATGTTAAGGAGCATGAGCTTGTTTACGAATGCATTGCCATGATGCTCCGGGGAGACAACGGAGGTGCAAAGGAGTACACAGGAGTAAGAGTTGATGGGGAGAGTTTCAACCTTGAGATAAATAACAATGTCATCAGAGATATTGAGGGAGAAATTTCAGGGTTTATTTTTATTACAAGGGACATATCTGAAAGGAAAAAGGATGCCGAATCACTGATGCGTAACAACATGATTATGGAGGCCATCTTTGAAGCAGTCCCCGGGATGATTTACCTCTACGATTCTGATGGTAATCTGGTTAGATGGAATAAAAAGCATCAGCAGCTAACCCGCTACAGCCAGGAGGAGATTGCCGGAAAACATGTTATGGATTGGTTTAAAGATGATCCAAAAAGTACTGAGATAATAAAGGAGGGTATCAGACAAGCCTTTGAAGAGGGATTTGGAGAGGTGGAGGCACTGCTCAGGAGAAAGGATGGAGAGAGAATTCCAATGTATTTTACTGCAAGCGGTGTGGAGATTGAGGGGAAACAATATCTTGCAGGTATTGGAGTTGATCTTACAGAGCAGAGAGAGAGGGAGAGTGAACTAATAAAAGCAACTGAGAGAGCCCAGGATGCCGACAGACTTAAGACTGCCTTCCTGCAAAATATTTCACACGAAATCAGGACCCCTTTAAATTCTATTCTGGGATTTCTTGAGCTTATAAATGACCCTGAAACAGACAGCATAAGCAGAGAGGATTATATTAAAATAGTTACTATAAGCGGAAGAAGACTCCTTGGAATAATTACAGATATAATCAGCATCTCCTCTTTACAGACAGGACAGGAGAGGTGTATTTACTCCGATGTCTCTCTTAAGCTTCTTTTGCAAAACATTTATGAGAATTACCTGGTTTTTGCTCATGAGAAGGGTGTTGACTTCGTTATAAACGCTCCTGAAGAGGATGTTGTTATAATAACTGATGAATCCAAACTTCTTCAGGTTATTGGTAATCTGCTTTCGAATGCATTTAAATTTACAGAGAGAGGGTACGCATTACTGGATTGCAAAGTAGCAGATGGCAAGGTTCATTTCTGCGTAAAAGACACCGGTATTGGGATTAAAAATGAGTTTATCAATAATATTTTCAATGTCTTCACTCAGGGTGATATAAACCTTAACAGAGGTTACGAGGGTTCAGGTTTAGGACTCTCAATCGCCAAGGCATATATCAATCTAATGGGTGGAGAGATTAAGGTAAAGAGTAAATTTGGTGAGGGTAGTGAATTTTCATTTTCTCTCCCGGTAAATATTAAATAA
- a CDS encoding SPFH domain-containing protein, with product MNYWYFIIPIVLLILAAGIRIVRPTQRGLIERLGKYNRFAMPGFHWIIPIIDRIYVVNVTEQMVDAEPQEIITNDNLNASVDAQVYFRVKSDEESVKGSIYNVNNFKWQIVNLARTTLRNIIGTLTLKSANSERGKINAELYKTLHTETKDWGIEIVRTELKQIDPPKDVQETMNKVVKAENEKIAAVDSATAAETVADGIKRAKIKEAEGVKQSKILNAEGDAEAIRLVNEAADKYFVGNAQLLKKLETLEASLEKNSKIIIPAGSEIVNVIGEMAGVLPLERRENAPEKREKR from the coding sequence ATGAACTACTGGTATTTTATTATTCCCATTGTGCTGCTGATACTTGCAGCCGGGATCAGGATCGTCAGGCCTACTCAGAGGGGGCTTATTGAGAGACTTGGTAAATACAACAGGTTTGCAATGCCTGGTTTTCACTGGATAATTCCAATAATTGACAGAATATATGTGGTAAATGTGACAGAACAGATGGTGGATGCGGAGCCACAGGAGATCATTACCAATGATAACCTGAATGCAAGCGTGGATGCTCAGGTCTATTTCAGGGTTAAGTCTGATGAGGAGAGCGTTAAGGGCTCAATCTATAATGTTAACAACTTTAAGTGGCAGATCGTTAACCTGGCAAGGACTACATTGCGTAATATAATCGGTACACTTACACTTAAATCGGCAAACAGCGAGAGGGGTAAAATCAATGCTGAGCTATACAAGACTTTGCATACTGAGACAAAGGACTGGGGTATTGAGATAGTAAGAACTGAACTTAAGCAGATTGACCCGCCAAAGGATGTTCAGGAGACTATGAACAAGGTTGTTAAGGCCGAGAATGAGAAGATTGCCGCAGTAGATTCGGCTACGGCTGCCGAGACTGTTGCCGATGGTATCAAGAGGGCAAAGATTAAAGAGGCAGAGGGGGTTAAGCAATCAAAAATTCTTAATGCCGAGGGTGACGCTGAAGCAATCAGGCTGGTTAACGAAGCTGCGGATAAATATTTTGTGGGGAATGCTCAGTTGTTGAAAAAACTGGAGACACTTGAGGCTTCCCTTGAGAAAAACTCAAAAATTATTATCCCTGCAGGCTCTGAGATAGTGAATGTTATTGGTGAGATGGCCGGTGTTTTACCACTTGAGAGGAGAGAAAACGCTCCGGAGAAGCGAGAAAAAAGATAA
- a CDS encoding HAMP domain-containing sensor histidine kinase, producing the protein MRKIGLISTILTQWREEFKLSIAESPSIYIALFKESGELIFANKTIKKTFRSSLSPAANFLNPPFSRIVSNRTDESLVYNGYVTLGSFDTENISLLGRFYKKGDEILFIGGVETQQLLEQNKLLYNLNSEINKLQRQLVKEKSLLEEANAAKDKFFSILAHDLKNPFNALLGFSEFLIENFRDMEQEEIEEQLTMMRDSSRQTFALLEDLLTWSKAQRGKLECKPQTVKIKDICEEVRGAVKGMAEEKEIEIELSAAENAEIFADPNMIKTIMRNLLSNAIKFSYRGGKIVTSLEDIGNNFKISVKDSGTGISAENQVRLWNLAGQHTTRGTEDESGTGLGLLICKEFAEAHKGKIWVESEEGKGSTFIFTIPKL; encoded by the coding sequence ATGAGAAAGATAGGTCTAATTAGCACAATCCTTACGCAGTGGAGAGAGGAGTTCAAACTATCAATTGCAGAGAGCCCCTCAATCTATATTGCCCTTTTCAAAGAGAGCGGGGAGCTCATCTTTGCCAATAAAACAATTAAAAAAACTTTTAGATCCTCTTTATCTCCTGCCGCAAATTTTCTTAATCCCCCCTTCTCAAGAATTGTCAGCAACAGGACTGACGAATCTTTGGTCTATAATGGCTATGTTACTCTTGGGAGCTTTGACACAGAGAACATCTCACTACTTGGAAGGTTTTACAAAAAAGGTGATGAGATACTATTTATTGGAGGGGTAGAGACTCAGCAACTACTCGAACAGAACAAACTACTCTATAATCTGAATTCAGAGATTAATAAACTTCAGAGACAGCTGGTTAAAGAGAAGTCTCTCCTGGAGGAGGCTAATGCTGCTAAAGATAAATTTTTCTCAATACTGGCCCACGACCTTAAAAACCCATTTAACGCCCTGCTGGGCTTCTCGGAATTTCTGATTGAAAACTTCAGGGATATGGAGCAGGAAGAGATTGAGGAGCAGCTGACAATGATGAGAGATTCAAGCAGGCAAACATTTGCTCTTTTAGAGGATCTTCTAACCTGGTCAAAGGCTCAAAGAGGCAAACTTGAATGCAAACCCCAAACTGTCAAGATCAAAGATATATGCGAAGAGGTCAGAGGTGCTGTAAAAGGTATGGCAGAGGAGAAGGAGATTGAGATAGAACTCTCTGCAGCTGAAAACGCTGAAATCTTTGCAGATCCAAATATGATCAAGACTATAATGAGGAACCTCCTTTCAAATGCAATAAAATTCTCGTACAGAGGGGGTAAAATTGTCACATCACTGGAAGATATCGGAAATAACTTTAAAATATCTGTAAAAGATAGTGGAACAGGAATATCTGCAGAAAATCAGGTTAGATTATGGAATCTTGCCGGACAACATACTACCCGCGGAACAGAAGATGAATCAGGGACCGGACTTGGACTACTGATTTGCAAAGAGTTTGCAGAGGCTCATAAAGGGAAGATTTGGGTAGAGAGTGAAGAGGGTAAAGGGAGTACATTTATATTTACAATACCAAAGCTATGA
- a CDS encoding IS3 family transposase — translation MVFGCRLLGKTKQAYYKHKKSLKTKKVQAFVAISLVKSQRESLPRIGTKKLHHMLSQPLKEIKIGRDKLNEIIKANGMLVPPLRQYKITTNSRHHFPKYKDLVTGTRIFQPEQVWVGDITYINAKDKYYYLSMITDAYSKKIMGYCIDENMNVELVIKALAMAFNNRQYQTKLTHHTDRGSQYCCKAYQEKLRRMSVITSMTENSDPYTNAIAERVNGIIKHEFLIDGQHHSLLELKLLLAQAVHSYNHLRPHLSCHMLTPDNMHNQRQLRRIEYRNKFLNKKIKV, via the coding sequence ATAGTTTTTGGGTGCAGATTACTCGGGAAAACAAAACAAGCCTATTATAAACACAAGAAAAGTCTGAAGACAAAGAAGGTTCAGGCCTTCGTAGCGATATCGCTGGTTAAAAGCCAGCGGGAGTCATTACCACGAATAGGAACAAAGAAGCTACACCACATGCTTTCTCAACCATTAAAAGAAATCAAAATTGGAAGAGATAAGCTGAACGAGATTATTAAGGCCAACGGGATGTTGGTTCCTCCTCTAAGGCAATACAAAATAACAACAAACTCAAGACATCACTTTCCAAAATACAAGGATCTTGTTACCGGAACCAGAATTTTTCAACCAGAACAGGTGTGGGTTGGAGATATAACATACATCAATGCAAAGGATAAATACTACTACCTGTCAATGATTACTGACGCTTATTCGAAGAAGATTATGGGCTATTGCATTGATGAAAATATGAATGTAGAGTTAGTTATCAAGGCACTGGCAATGGCTTTTAATAACAGACAATATCAGACCAAGCTCACCCATCATACAGACCGGGGGTCTCAATATTGCTGCAAAGCATACCAGGAAAAATTAAGAAGAATGAGTGTCATTACAAGTATGACTGAAAACAGCGACCCTTATACCAATGCAATCGCAGAGAGAGTTAACGGGATAATCAAACATGAGTTCCTCATTGATGGCCAGCATCACTCTTTGCTTGAGTTAAAACTACTACTTGCTCAAGCAGTCCATTCTTATAACCACCTCAGACCTCACTTATCATGTCACATGTTAACACCAGACAACATGCACAATCAGAGACAATTAAGAAGGATAGAGTATCGAAACAAATTCCTAAACAAAAAAATCAAAGTCTGA
- a CDS encoding creatininase family protein, with the protein MKTSVLNLRILTLSFCIVLISATKMSAQNLSSAWEELTSAEFRYAVERSEGVCIVPMGVIEKHGQHLPLGTDVFTSRHTSLQAAGKEYAVVFPFYFAGQIYEAMHQPGTIAYSPDMLYKMLEETCMEISRNGFKKIIFVNGHGGNTYFLQYFCQTQLAKEREYSVYLFTPSVDADTQKTIASMRKSTTGGHADEGESATMLVVRPDLVKMERAGDESGADKNRLTLPNAYTAIWWYSKYPNHYAGDATGATEELGKVIIEQRIEQLSRVIKTVKEDNATMHLQKEFWRQTTGK; encoded by the coding sequence ATGAAAACTTCAGTTCTAAATCTGCGCATTTTAACACTTTCATTCTGTATAGTTTTAATTTCCGCTACAAAAATGAGTGCTCAAAATCTCTCATCCGCCTGGGAGGAGCTTACATCGGCTGAGTTCAGATATGCGGTTGAGAGAAGTGAGGGGGTTTGTATTGTGCCTATGGGTGTGATTGAGAAGCATGGGCAGCATCTGCCGTTGGGGACCGATGTTTTCACATCCAGGCATACATCGCTGCAAGCTGCGGGAAAGGAGTACGCAGTAGTTTTCCCATTCTATTTTGCGGGGCAGATTTATGAGGCTATGCACCAGCCGGGAACAATTGCCTACAGTCCGGATATGTTGTACAAAATGCTGGAGGAGACATGTATGGAGATCTCCAGAAACGGATTCAAAAAGATAATATTTGTAAATGGCCACGGCGGAAACACATATTTTTTGCAGTATTTCTGCCAGACACAGCTGGCAAAGGAGAGGGAGTATTCGGTCTATCTCTTTACCCCATCTGTTGATGCCGATACTCAGAAAACCATCGCCTCTATGAGAAAAAGCACTACCGGTGGTCATGCCGACGAGGGGGAGAGTGCCACAATGCTGGTAGTGAGGCCGGATCTGGTAAAGATGGAACGTGCCGGAGATGAATCGGGAGCGGACAAAAACAGACTTACTCTTCCAAATGCCTATACAGCAATATGGTGGTATTCAAAATACCCTAATCACTATGCAGGAGATGCTACAGGTGCCACTGAGGAGCTGGGAAAAGTCATAATTGAGCAGAGAATCGAGCAACTAAGCCGCGTCATAAAAACCGTTAAGGAGGACAATGCAACAATGCACCTGCAGAAGGAGTTCTGGAGACAAACAACTGGCAAATAG